A single region of the Streptomyces sp. ITFR-16 genome encodes:
- a CDS encoding MBL fold metallo-hydrolase → MTGADNRLPLRTRLRALRPAAFGADPGGARMERIRNSPNFADGVFQNPVGARIRPSGSALEFAKVYFRKEERVLRSPVGTIPVHATTLADLAAPPASGLRITWMGHSSVLAEIDGRRVLFDPVWGERCSPFAFAGPKRLHPAPLPLGVLGPVDVVVISHDHYDHLDLPTIRALARTETVFAVPLGVGAHLESWGVPPERIHELDWNETTTVAGISLTATPARHFCGRGLRNQQHTLWASWAVAGPEHRIYHSGDTGYFPGFRTIGAEHGPFDVTMIQIGAYSQFWPKDRTDSKPEPGAWPDIHMSPDEGVQAHLDLQGDDPAAGVMLPIHWGTFNLALHPWAEPAEWSMRATQFAGVTMASPRPGQPFEPADPPPVDPWWRAVAAEPAPGWGNWPPVHVQLPGGARSTAPDRDRDRAPQA, encoded by the coding sequence GTGACCGGCGCTGACAACAGGCTTCCGCTCCGCACCCGGCTGCGTGCGCTGCGCCCCGCGGCCTTCGGGGCCGACCCGGGCGGCGCCCGCATGGAGCGCATCCGCAATTCCCCGAACTTCGCCGACGGTGTCTTCCAGAACCCGGTCGGGGCCCGGATCAGGCCCTCCGGGTCCGCCCTCGAATTCGCGAAGGTCTACTTCCGCAAGGAGGAGCGGGTCCTCAGATCGCCGGTCGGCACCATCCCCGTGCACGCGACGACGCTGGCGGACCTCGCCGCGCCCCCCGCCTCCGGGCTGCGGATCACCTGGATGGGCCATTCCAGCGTGCTCGCCGAGATCGACGGCCGGCGCGTGCTGTTCGACCCCGTCTGGGGCGAGCGCTGTTCGCCCTTCGCGTTCGCCGGCCCCAAGCGCCTGCATCCCGCACCCCTGCCGCTCGGGGTGCTCGGCCCGGTCGACGTCGTCGTGATCTCGCACGACCACTACGACCACCTCGACCTCCCCACGATCCGCGCCCTCGCCCGTACGGAGACGGTCTTCGCGGTCCCGCTCGGGGTCGGCGCGCACCTGGAGAGCTGGGGCGTCCCGCCGGAGCGGATCCACGAGCTCGACTGGAACGAGACCACGACGGTCGCAGGGATCAGCCTCACCGCCACCCCGGCCCGGCACTTCTGCGGCCGGGGGCTGCGCAACCAGCAGCACACCCTCTGGGCGTCCTGGGCCGTCGCGGGTCCCGAGCACCGGATCTACCACAGCGGTGACACCGGCTACTTCCCCGGATTCAGGACCATCGGTGCCGAGCACGGGCCGTTCGACGTCACCATGATCCAGATCGGCGCGTACAGCCAGTTCTGGCCCAAGGACCGGACGGACAGCAAACCCGAACCCGGCGCCTGGCCCGACATCCACATGAGCCCCGACGAGGGGGTACAGGCGCATCTGGACCTCCAGGGCGACGACCCCGCGGCCGGCGTCATGCTGCCGATCCACTGGGGGACGTTCAACCTCGCGCTGCACCCGTGGGCCGAACCGGCCGAATGGTCCATGCGCGCCACCCAGTTCGCCGGCGTGACGATGGCCTCCCCGCGGCCGGGTCAGCCCTTCGAGCCCGCCGACCCGCCGCCCGTCGACCCGTGGTGGCGTGCCGTCGCCGCCGAGCCGGCACCCGGCTGGGGCAACTGGCCCCCGGTGCATGTACAGCTCCCCGGCGGAGCCAGGTCCACGGCGCCCGACCGCGACCGGGACCGCGCGCCCCAGGCCTGA
- a CDS encoding PPOX class F420-dependent oxidoreductase — MTGFDATKGFDARQEALLGLFSENDGGVLVTLKQDGRPQLSNVNHFYYPDEHIVRVSITEGRAKTRNLRRDPRASYHVTSQDRWAWTVADGTAELSPPAADPGDDTVAELIGLYRDVKGEHPDWDDYRAAMVRDRRVVLRLHVEHVYGQERG, encoded by the coding sequence ATGACGGGATTCGATGCCACAAAGGGGTTCGACGCACGCCAGGAAGCGCTGCTCGGACTGTTCTCCGAGAACGACGGCGGCGTACTGGTCACGCTCAAGCAGGACGGCAGGCCCCAGCTGTCCAATGTCAACCACTTCTACTACCCCGACGAGCACATCGTCCGGGTCTCCATCACCGAGGGCCGTGCGAAGACGCGGAACCTCCGGCGGGACCCCAGGGCGAGCTACCACGTCACCAGCCAGGACCGCTGGGCCTGGACCGTCGCGGACGGCACCGCCGAGCTGAGCCCCCCGGCCGCCGACCCCGGGGACGACACCGTGGCCGAGCTGATCGGCCTCTACCGTGACGTGAAGGGCGAGCACCCCGACTGGGACGACTACCGCGCGGCCATGGTCAGGGACCGGCGCGTCGTCCTGCGTCTCCACGTCGAGCACGTGTACGGGCAGGAACGTGGCTGA
- a CDS encoding Glu/Leu/Phe/Val dehydrogenase dimerization domain-containing protein has translation MTTQPVSPPAPLISLTWTDHATGHQGHLVVDRLVRGVSSGGLRMRRGCTLDEVAGLARGMTMKEALHFDADRAGARYIPLGGAKGGIDCDPRDPAAYGVLVRYLRAMRPYIESIWTTGEDLGLTQDLVDRAAAEAGLVSTVQAVYPLLDDEPVARQRLADAFAVEVDGIGLDELVGGCGVAESALAALERAGVPREGARVAVQGLGTMGGATARFLSRAGLRVVAVADIKGTIVNPAGLDVEALLAARDAYGTVDRGALRGADRELPAEAWLAQDAELLVPAAVSYAVDAVNQAAVKARWVVEAANMPVLPEAEALLAERGITVLPDVVVNSGTNAWWWWTLFGDIGADADEAFAHIRRSMRDLVGLVLDRAAADGCTPRAAAHAVVADRLPVMAERFGWYR, from the coding sequence ATGACGACGCAGCCCGTGTCCCCGCCCGCCCCGCTGATCTCCCTGACCTGGACTGATCACGCCACCGGGCACCAGGGGCACCTCGTCGTCGACCGGCTGGTGCGCGGGGTGTCCAGCGGCGGGCTGCGGATGCGGCGGGGCTGCACCCTGGACGAGGTGGCCGGGCTGGCCCGGGGAATGACGATGAAGGAGGCGCTCCACTTCGACGCGGACCGGGCCGGGGCCCGCTACATACCGCTCGGCGGCGCCAAGGGCGGCATCGACTGCGACCCCCGCGACCCGGCGGCCTACGGCGTCCTGGTGCGCTATCTGCGCGCCATGCGCCCGTACATCGAGAGCATCTGGACGACCGGCGAGGACCTGGGCCTGACCCAGGACCTGGTCGACCGCGCCGCAGCGGAGGCGGGTCTCGTCTCCACGGTCCAGGCGGTGTACCCGCTGCTGGACGACGAGCCGGTCGCCCGGCAGCGGCTGGCCGACGCCTTCGCCGTCGAGGTGGACGGCATCGGGCTGGACGAGCTGGTCGGCGGCTGCGGGGTCGCCGAGTCGGCGCTCGCGGCGCTGGAACGGGCCGGGGTTCCCCGCGAGGGCGCCCGGGTCGCCGTGCAGGGCCTGGGCACGATGGGCGGGGCGACCGCCCGCTTCCTCTCCCGCGCCGGGCTCCGGGTGGTCGCGGTCGCCGACATCAAGGGCACGATCGTGAACCCGGCCGGGCTGGACGTCGAGGCGCTGCTCGCCGCCCGGGACGCCTACGGCACGGTGGACCGGGGCGCCCTGCGCGGCGCGGACCGGGAGCTGCCGGCCGAGGCCTGGCTGGCCCAGGACGCCGAGCTGCTCGTACCGGCGGCCGTCTCCTACGCGGTGGACGCCGTGAACCAGGCAGCCGTCAAGGCCCGTTGGGTCGTCGAGGCCGCCAATATGCCGGTGCTCCCGGAGGCCGAGGCCCTGCTCGCGGAGCGCGGGATCACCGTGCTGCCCGACGTGGTCGTCAACTCCGGGACCAACGCCTGGTGGTGGTGGACCCTGTTCGGCGACATCGGCGCCGACGCGGACGAGGCGTTCGCCCACATCCGGCGCTCGATGCGGGACCTCGTCGGCCTGGTGCTCGACCGCGCGGCGGCGGACGGCTGCACCCCGCGCGCCGCGGCGCACGCCGTCGTCGCGGACCGGCTGCCGGTCATGGCCGAACGCTTCGGCTGGTACCGCTGA
- a CDS encoding TetR/AcrR family transcriptional regulator, whose product MAERREELLRAAVEQIEVRGVAAVRIADVASVLGVSNALVLYHFSTKEKLVAAAFAHAAELDLAHLRKLLSRRTTAVRRLRAAVRWYAPTGQAKGWRLWIEGWAASLRDPTLRNVAGDLDQQWKAELAEVIEEGAAAGEFHCDDPMSVAWRLTALLDGLAVQMTSYAGPLSRATMLEWTEQALARELGIDHETLTA is encoded by the coding sequence GTGGCGGAGCGACGCGAGGAGTTGCTGCGCGCTGCCGTCGAGCAGATCGAGGTACGGGGTGTCGCGGCGGTGCGCATCGCCGATGTGGCGTCCGTGCTCGGCGTGAGCAACGCCCTGGTGCTGTACCACTTCTCCACCAAGGAGAAGCTGGTCGCGGCCGCCTTCGCGCACGCCGCCGAGCTGGATCTCGCCCATCTGCGCAAGCTGTTGAGCCGTCGCACCACGGCGGTACGCCGGCTGCGCGCCGCCGTCCGCTGGTACGCGCCGACGGGCCAGGCCAAGGGCTGGCGGCTGTGGATCGAGGGCTGGGCGGCCTCCCTGCGGGATCCCACGCTGCGCAATGTGGCGGGCGATCTCGACCAGCAGTGGAAGGCGGAGCTGGCCGAGGTCATCGAGGAGGGCGCGGCGGCGGGCGAGTTCCACTGCGACGACCCGATGTCCGTGGCCTGGCGGCTGACCGCGCTGCTGGACGGCCTGGCGGTGCAGATGACCTCGTACGCGGGTCCGCTCTCCCGGGCCACGATGCTGGAGTGGACCGAGCAGGCGCTCGCCCGCGAACTGGGCATCGACCACGAGACCCTGACGGCCTGA
- a CDS encoding DUF6745 domain-containing protein — protein sequence MQYVDSWRGVAAATGAADRAAAEDGVRLAYRSAGLAEPEEFVWADSPRAAVEAVEKLTGAGRSVRDEVRTRPWAQERRRMYDELGPAGWSALWSATGAQLWETTAALADRIRAGVVADLTEKPEDESDIRLVLLDAVLGQHDAAWLAAFDGRGDRLGGLAAVARNAGWWWPYERAVVISERPEELHRDEAGRLDRGDGPALSYPDGFALYAWRGMPVPPAFLAELAALTPERIRAEENAELRRVMLEFYGYDRYLTESGAEPVHRDETGVLWRVALDGDEDVVMVEVVNSTPEPDGTHRTYWLRVPPRTRTAKEGVAWTFGLQGETYAPLRQT from the coding sequence ATGCAGTACGTGGACTCTTGGCGGGGCGTGGCGGCGGCGACCGGCGCGGCGGACCGGGCGGCGGCCGAGGACGGGGTGCGGCTCGCCTACCGCAGCGCGGGCCTCGCGGAGCCGGAGGAGTTCGTCTGGGCCGACTCGCCCAGGGCGGCCGTGGAAGCCGTGGAGAAGCTGACCGGCGCGGGCCGCTCCGTGCGTGACGAGGTGCGGACCCGCCCCTGGGCCCAGGAGCGGCGCCGGATGTACGACGAGCTGGGCCCGGCCGGCTGGTCCGCGCTGTGGTCCGCGACCGGCGCCCAGCTCTGGGAGACAACGGCGGCCCTCGCCGACCGGATACGGGCGGGTGTCGTGGCCGACCTCACCGAGAAGCCGGAGGACGAGTCGGACATCCGCCTGGTGCTGCTCGATGCGGTCCTCGGCCAGCACGACGCGGCCTGGCTCGCCGCGTTCGACGGCCGGGGCGACCGGCTCGGCGGACTGGCGGCCGTCGCAAGGAACGCCGGCTGGTGGTGGCCCTACGAGCGGGCCGTGGTCATCAGCGAACGCCCCGAGGAACTGCACCGGGACGAGGCAGGCCGGCTGGACCGGGGCGACGGCCCGGCCCTTTCCTACCCGGACGGATTCGCCCTGTACGCCTGGCGCGGCATGCCGGTGCCGCCCGCCTTCCTGGCGGAACTGGCGGCGCTGACCCCCGAGCGGATCCGCGCCGAGGAGAACGCGGAGCTGCGCCGCGTGATGCTGGAGTTCTACGGCTACGACCGCTACCTCACCGAGTCCGGCGCCGAGCCGGTCCACCGGGACGAGACGGGCGTCCTCTGGCGGGTCGCGCTCGACGGCGACGAGGACGTGGTCATGGTCGAGGTGGTCAACTCGACACCCGAGCCGGACGGGACCCACCGCACGTACTGGCTGCGGGTGCCGCCCAGGACCAGGACGGCCAAGGAGGGGGTCGCGTGGACCTTCGGGCTCCAGGGCGAGACCTACGCACCGCTGCGGCAGACCTGA
- a CDS encoding STM4015 family protein — protein sequence MSDVDHLHALLGLPAVDFKSGATGRPAAGAAAWRVSIEPYEDDGTWEEEFNAFLAEVDPAGVRALIIGQWGESYEETSAYPIGLVIAAAERLTSLEAVFVGDLTMEEAEISWIEQSDVTELLAAFPALVELGVRGGSELVFPPTRHERLRSLTIETGGLPVQVVRGVLDSELPALERLDLWLGVSAYGGDTDVADLAPLLSGTRFPALHHLGLRNSEVENEIAAAIASAPLVARLRTLDLSCGTLGDEGAAALLDGQPLTHLETLDLHHHFLTEPMERRVAGALEPHGVRVDLSDRCEPWDDRGPAGRYVTVSE from the coding sequence ATGTCCGATGTGGACCACCTGCACGCATTGCTCGGCCTTCCGGCCGTGGACTTCAAGTCCGGGGCGACCGGTCGGCCCGCCGCCGGTGCGGCGGCCTGGCGCGTCTCGATCGAGCCGTACGAGGACGACGGCACCTGGGAAGAGGAGTTCAACGCGTTCCTGGCGGAGGTGGACCCGGCCGGTGTCCGCGCGCTGATCATCGGGCAGTGGGGCGAGTCGTACGAGGAGACGTCGGCGTACCCGATCGGTCTCGTCATCGCCGCCGCCGAGCGGCTGACCTCGCTGGAAGCGGTCTTCGTCGGCGATCTGACGATGGAGGAGGCGGAGATCTCCTGGATCGAGCAGAGCGATGTGACCGAACTGCTCGCCGCCTTCCCGGCGCTGGTGGAGCTCGGGGTGCGCGGCGGATCGGAGCTGGTCTTCCCTCCCACCCGGCACGAGCGGCTGCGCTCGCTGACCATCGAGACGGGCGGGCTGCCGGTACAGGTGGTGCGCGGGGTGCTGGACAGTGAACTGCCCGCCCTGGAGCGGCTCGACCTGTGGCTCGGGGTCTCTGCCTACGGCGGCGACACCGATGTGGCGGACCTCGCCCCGCTGCTGTCCGGGACGCGCTTCCCCGCCCTGCACCACCTCGGTCTGCGCAACAGCGAGGTGGAGAACGAGATCGCGGCCGCCATCGCCTCGGCCCCGCTGGTGGCGCGGCTGCGCACCCTGGACCTGTCCTGCGGCACGCTCGGCGACGAGGGCGCGGCGGCGCTGCTGGACGGCCAGCCGCTGACCCACCTCGAAACGCTCGATCTGCACCACCACTTCCTGACCGAACCGATGGAGCGCCGCGTCGCCGGGGCCCTGGAGCCGCACGGGGTGCGGGTGGACCTGTCGGACCGCTGCGAGCCGTGGGACGACCGGGGCCCGGCCGGCCGGTACGTCACGGTGTCGGAGTGA
- a CDS encoding STM4014 family protein, translating to MSRPASSAPRLAVVGNPGSRRVGLFQNAVRAAGLPPARTVSWLDVLDGRAAFLAGETVRIESPGEDAGVERLLRDVEDPTRVEGSALWYARFTAAVREVGRATTAAGARLLDSPGDIAVLFDKRLCHGVLDAAGVPVPASPTSGPGAPPVRGWAEVRALMADHRMPRAFVKPAHGSSASGVLAVETAGPGRVRATTSVEREPGGRLHNSLRVRRCTTEREVAAIVDALAPDGLHIERWLPKASQRGRVADLRVVVVDGRATHAVVRTSRSPMTNLHLGGARGDLAEVRSAVEAAGGSWGGALAVCERAAAAFPDTMCVGVDLLPSTGWRRFAVGEVNAFGDLLPGLTGLPGSGAEGLDTYAAQVAAVLNRARNRHRGIAAP from the coding sequence ATGTCGCGGCCGGCGAGTAGCGCGCCGCGCCTGGCGGTCGTCGGCAACCCCGGCAGCCGGCGGGTGGGCCTCTTCCAGAACGCCGTGCGGGCCGCCGGGCTGCCGCCGGCGCGCACGGTGTCCTGGCTCGACGTGCTGGACGGGCGGGCGGCCTTCCTGGCCGGGGAGACCGTCCGCATCGAGTCTCCGGGCGAGGACGCCGGGGTCGAACGGCTGCTGCGGGATGTCGAGGACCCGACGAGGGTGGAGGGCTCGGCGCTCTGGTACGCGCGGTTCACCGCCGCCGTAAGGGAGGTGGGCCGTGCCACGACGGCCGCGGGCGCCCGGCTGCTGGACAGTCCCGGTGACATCGCGGTGCTGTTCGACAAGCGGCTGTGCCACGGGGTGCTGGACGCCGCCGGGGTGCCCGTCCCCGCCTCCCCGACGTCGGGGCCGGGCGCGCCGCCCGTGCGGGGGTGGGCCGAGGTGCGGGCGCTGATGGCGGACCACCGCATGCCGCGCGCGTTCGTGAAGCCGGCGCACGGCTCCTCCGCCTCCGGGGTGCTGGCCGTGGAGACGGCCGGTCCCGGCCGGGTCCGGGCGACCACATCGGTGGAGCGGGAGCCCGGCGGCCGGCTCCACAACTCCCTGCGGGTCAGGCGCTGTACGACGGAGCGCGAGGTCGCGGCGATCGTGGACGCGCTCGCGCCGGACGGCCTGCACATCGAGCGCTGGCTGCCGAAGGCGTCGCAGCGCGGCCGGGTCGCGGACCTGCGGGTCGTGGTGGTGGACGGCCGCGCCACCCATGCCGTGGTCCGCACCAGCCGCTCCCCCATGACCAATCTGCATCTGGGCGGCGCACGCGGCGATCTGGCCGAGGTGCGGTCGGCCGTCGAGGCAGCGGGCGGCAGCTGGGGCGGGGCGCTGGCGGTGTGCGAGCGGGCGGCCGCCGCCTTCCCGGACACGATGTGCGTCGGCGTCGACCTGCTGCCTTCGACCGGCTGGCGGCGCTTCGCCGTCGGCGAGGTCAACGCCTTCGGTGACCTTCTGCCGGGGCTGACCGGACTGCCGGGCAGCGGCGCCGAGGGCCTGGACACCTATGCGGCGCAGGTCGCCGCCGTACTGAACCGAGCAAGGAACCGTCACCGTGGCATCGCTGCCCCCTGA
- a CDS encoding STM4013/SEN3800 family hydrolase: protein MSEVVGSHDLLLVTLDTLRHDVAAELAAAGRIPNLARHLPGGVWEKRHAPGSFTYASHQAIFAGFLPTPATPGPHPRLFAARFAGSETTAERTFVFDTPDLVSGLAGAGYRTVCVGGVGFFNQRAPLGSVLPGLFQEAHWEPEFGVASPTSFEAQVARAEQVVAGLPHGQRLFLFVNVAALHQPNWFHRPGATRDDGDSRATHAAALEYVDAHIGRLFAAVSSRRRAFAIVCSDHGTAYGDDGYTGHRLGHESVWTVPYAHFFLEPGTAR from the coding sequence ATGAGCGAGGTCGTGGGCAGCCACGATCTGCTGCTCGTCACCCTGGACACCCTGCGCCACGACGTCGCGGCGGAGCTGGCCGCCGCCGGGCGCATCCCTAACCTGGCCCGGCATCTGCCGGGCGGCGTCTGGGAGAAGCGGCACGCCCCGGGGAGCTTCACCTATGCCTCGCACCAGGCGATCTTCGCGGGGTTCCTGCCCACCCCGGCCACGCCCGGCCCGCACCCCCGGCTGTTCGCCGCACGGTTCGCCGGCAGCGAGACGACCGCCGAGCGCACCTTCGTCTTCGACACCCCCGACCTGGTGTCGGGCCTGGCCGGGGCGGGGTACCGCACGGTGTGCGTCGGCGGGGTGGGGTTCTTCAACCAGCGGGCACCGCTGGGCTCGGTGCTCCCCGGCCTGTTCCAGGAGGCGCACTGGGAACCCGAGTTCGGTGTCGCATCGCCCACCTCGTTCGAGGCGCAGGTGGCCCGCGCCGAGCAGGTCGTCGCCGGGCTGCCGCACGGACAGCGGCTGTTCCTCTTCGTCAACGTCGCCGCCCTGCACCAGCCGAACTGGTTCCACCGGCCCGGGGCCACCCGCGACGACGGCGACAGCCGCGCGACGCACGCCGCCGCGCTGGAGTACGTCGACGCCCACATCGGCCGGCTCTTCGCCGCCGTGAGCAGCCGTCGCCGCGCCTTCGCCATCGTCTGCTCGGACCACGGCACGGCGTACGGCGACGACGGCTACACCGGTCACCGGCTGGGCCACGAGTCCGTCTGGACCGTTCCGTACGCCCACTTCTTCCTGGAACCGGGGACCGCACGATGA
- a CDS encoding STM4012 family radical SAM protein: protein MTSPHSVRPYQSYVYAYPHKTAYEPLGRLPGGRPALRDLWAGERKDALSLYLHIPFCEVRCGFCNLFTRIGAPDELTTRYLDALDRQATAVRDALGDGEPVRFAAAAFGGGTPTFLTAGELERLCDIAEKRMDADLRSVPLSVETSPSTATADRLAVLADRGTTRISIGVQSFVEAEARAAVRPQRRADVEKALGLIRDTSVPVLNIDLIYGIDGQTEESWRTSLDAALGWRPEELYLYPLYVRPLTALGRLGAGDPAAADAAWDEQRLRLYRSGRDHLLAHGYEQVSMRMFRRADAPRTDGPDDYACQTDGMIGLGCGARSYTSRLHYSFDYAVEMRRVRTIIDAYTATEDFSHAEVGRYTDGDEARRRHLLQSVLQAGGMELSGYRERFGTSPYEDFPAETAGFEARGWLDQGAAAEGLLRLSPEGLAHSDALGPELFSPAVRAAMAAYEVR from the coding sequence ATGACCAGTCCGCACTCCGTCCGCCCGTATCAGAGCTATGTGTACGCCTATCCGCACAAGACGGCGTACGAGCCGCTCGGCCGGCTGCCCGGCGGGCGCCCCGCGCTGCGGGACCTGTGGGCCGGCGAACGCAAGGACGCGCTCTCCCTCTATCTGCACATACCGTTCTGCGAGGTCCGCTGCGGCTTCTGCAATCTCTTCACCCGGATCGGCGCGCCCGACGAGCTGACCACGCGCTATCTCGACGCGCTGGACCGGCAGGCGACAGCCGTACGGGACGCGCTGGGCGACGGGGAGCCGGTGCGTTTCGCCGCGGCGGCGTTCGGCGGCGGGACGCCGACCTTTCTGACGGCGGGGGAGCTGGAGCGGCTGTGCGACATAGCGGAGAAGCGCATGGACGCCGATCTGCGGTCCGTGCCGCTGTCCGTGGAGACGTCCCCGTCGACCGCGACGGCCGACCGGCTGGCCGTCCTCGCCGACCGGGGGACGACCAGGATCAGCATCGGGGTGCAGAGCTTCGTGGAGGCCGAGGCCCGGGCGGCGGTCCGCCCGCAGCGCCGCGCCGATGTGGAGAAGGCGCTCGGCCTGATCCGGGACACCTCGGTACCCGTCCTCAACATCGACCTGATCTACGGCATCGACGGACAGACCGAGGAGAGCTGGCGCACCTCGCTGGACGCGGCGCTCGGCTGGCGGCCTGAGGAGCTGTACCTCTACCCGCTCTACGTCCGTCCGCTGACCGCGCTGGGCCGGCTCGGCGCCGGTGACCCGGCCGCGGCGGACGCGGCCTGGGACGAGCAGCGGCTGCGCCTCTACCGGTCCGGCCGCGACCACCTCCTGGCCCACGGCTACGAGCAGGTCTCGATGCGGATGTTCCGCCGCGCCGACGCCCCGCGCACGGACGGCCCCGACGACTACGCCTGCCAGACGGACGGCATGATCGGTCTGGGCTGCGGCGCCCGCTCGTACACCTCGCGGCTGCACTACTCCTTCGACTACGCCGTGGAGATGCGCAGGGTGCGCACGATCATCGACGCGTACACGGCCACCGAGGACTTCTCGCACGCCGAGGTGGGGCGGTACACGGACGGGGACGAGGCGCGGCGCCGCCATCTCCTCCAGTCGGTGCTGCAGGCCGGGGGGATGGAGCTGTCCGGCTACCGCGAGCGGTTCGGCACCTCCCCGTACGAGGACTTCCCGGCGGAGACGGCCGGCTTCGAGGCGCGGGGCTGGCTCGATCAGGGCGCGGCAGCCGAGGGGCTGCTGCGGCTGTCGCCGGAGGGACTCGCCCACTCCGACGCGCTGGGCCCCGAACTCTTCTCCCCCGCCGTACGGGCCGCGATGGCCGCGTACGAGGTGAGGTGA
- a CDS encoding STM4011 family radical SAM protein, which yields MELTILYRGPLASCDYDCPYCPFAKRRDSRAQLLADRAALERFTAWVAEQTGDRISVLFTPWGEGLVRSWYRRAMTGLAGLEQVRRVAIQTNLSGRTRWLAEAGAAGREKIALWCTYHPGQTPYERFLDRCAELTSLGIRHSVGVVGLDEHLGEARRLRAALPGQVYLWVNAAEGHTYTDEEAERWTAIDPLFPYSRHPHRSAGLPCRTGESVISVDGDGTVRRCHFVRAELGNLYDGSYRRALGPRACPLAVCDCHIGYVHLETLPLYDVFAGGVLERIPAHPLSPAAPTGGSGG from the coding sequence GTGGAGCTGACGATCCTCTACCGGGGCCCGCTGGCCTCGTGCGACTACGACTGCCCGTACTGCCCGTTCGCCAAGCGGCGCGACAGCCGGGCGCAGCTGCTGGCGGACCGGGCCGCGCTGGAGCGGTTCACCGCGTGGGTGGCCGAGCAGACCGGGGACCGGATCTCGGTGCTGTTCACCCCGTGGGGCGAGGGCCTGGTCCGCTCCTGGTACCGCCGGGCGATGACCGGGCTGGCCGGGCTCGAACAGGTGCGCCGGGTCGCGATCCAGACGAATCTGAGCGGCCGGACGCGGTGGCTGGCCGAGGCGGGGGCGGCCGGCCGCGAGAAGATCGCACTGTGGTGCACGTACCACCCGGGGCAGACCCCGTACGAGCGCTTTCTCGACCGGTGCGCGGAGCTGACGTCCCTCGGGATCCGGCACAGCGTCGGGGTCGTCGGTCTCGACGAGCACCTCGGCGAGGCGCGGCGGCTGCGGGCGGCGCTCCCCGGGCAGGTCTACCTCTGGGTCAATGCCGCCGAGGGGCACACCTATACGGACGAGGAGGCGGAGCGGTGGACCGCGATCGACCCGCTGTTCCCCTACAGCCGCCATCCGCACCGCTCGGCCGGGCTGCCCTGCCGGACCGGTGAGTCGGTGATCTCGGTGGACGGGGACGGGACGGTGCGCCGCTGCCACTTCGTCCGGGCCGAGCTGGGCAATCTGTACGACGGCAGCTACCGCAGGGCGCTGGGGCCGAGGGCCTGTCCGCTCGCCGTCTGCGACTGCCACATCGGCTATGTGCATCTGGAGACGCTGCCGCTGTACGACGTCTTCGCGGGCGGTGTGCTGGAGCGCATACCGGCGCATCCGCTGTCCCCGGCCGCCCCGACGGGTGGGTCCGGCGGCTGA
- a CDS encoding SGNH/GDSL hydrolase family protein, whose product MADDSRNIRQGVINRQGAIESYAAIGDSFTEGVGDPGPDGTFVGWADRLAVLLADQLPAPDAATEAAGSAHGNFRYANLAVRGRLLDQIVEEQVPRAKELAPDLVSFCAGGNDIIRPGTDPDDVAERFERAVAELTQSVGTVMVTTGFDTRGVPVLRHLRGKIATYTAHVRSIADRYDCPVLDLWSLRSVQDRRAWDGDRLHLSPEGHTRVALRAAQVLGLDVPADPDQEWPPLPQRGTLEVRRDDIHWAREYLVPWIGRRLRGESSGDHVEPKRPDLLPL is encoded by the coding sequence GTGGCAGACGATTCGAGAAACATCCGACAGGGCGTCATCAACCGACAGGGCGCCATCGAGTCGTACGCGGCGATTGGCGACAGCTTCACCGAGGGAGTCGGTGACCCCGGCCCGGACGGAACGTTCGTCGGCTGGGCTGACCGGCTCGCGGTACTCCTCGCGGACCAGCTCCCGGCCCCCGACGCGGCGACCGAGGCCGCGGGCTCCGCACACGGAAACTTCCGCTACGCCAATCTCGCCGTACGAGGACGCCTCCTCGACCAGATAGTCGAGGAGCAGGTGCCCCGCGCCAAGGAACTCGCCCCCGATCTGGTGAGCTTCTGCGCAGGCGGCAACGACATCATCCGGCCCGGCACCGACCCCGACGACGTGGCCGAACGCTTCGAGCGGGCGGTCGCCGAGCTGACGCAGTCCGTCGGCACCGTCATGGTCACCACCGGCTTCGACACCCGCGGCGTTCCGGTGCTGCGCCATCTGCGCGGCAAGATCGCCACGTATACCGCCCATGTGCGGTCCATCGCCGACCGCTACGACTGCCCGGTCCTCGACCTGTGGTCGCTGCGCTCCGTGCAGGACCGGCGCGCCTGGGACGGCGACCGGCTGCATCTGTCCCCCGAGGGACACACCCGGGTCGCGCTGCGCGCCGCCCAGGTCCTCGGCCTCGACGTACCTGCCGACCCCGACCAGGAGTGGCCGCCGCTGCCCCAGCGGGGAACGCTGGAGGTCCGGCGCGACGACATCCACTGGGCGCGCGAATACCTGGTGCCCTGGATCGGGCGGCGGCTGCGCGGCGAGTCCTCCGGGGACCACGTCGAGCCGAAGCGGCCCGACCTGCTCCCGCTCTGA